The following are encoded together in the Daucus carota subsp. sativus chromosome 5, DH1 v3.0, whole genome shotgun sequence genome:
- the LOC108223431 gene encoding tyrosine-protein phosphatase DSP1 isoform X4, which yields MKAVSVTDGDGNGDTCRTIGVALVSGSSPTGEAYEYDEQYTPPFNFAMVENGIYRSGFPDSTNFSFLQTLSLRSIVYLCPEPYPEVNAEFLRSNGIRLFQFGVDGSKEPFVNIPEDTIREALKVVIDIRNHPLLIHCKRGKHRTGCVVGCLRKLQKWCLTSIFDEYQRFAAAKARVSDQRFMELFDISTFKHIPKEFSCLKSDELFVRSPCLFVTTEKGFL from the exons ATGAAAGCAGTCAGCGTGACAGACGGCGACGGCAACGGCGACACGTGTAGAACGATCGGCGTGGCGTTAGTATCGGGATCATCACCGACCGGCGAGGCCTACGAATATGACGAACAGTACACGCCGCCTTTCAACTTCGCAATGGTCGAGAATGGAATATACAGGTCTGGCTTTCCAGACTCCACTAACTTCTCCTTCTTGCAAACCCTCTCCCTTCGCTCCATCGT ATATTTGTGTCCGGAGCCATACCCAGAGGTGAACGCTGAGTTTTTGAGGTCCAATGGCATTCGTTTGTTTCAGTTTGGTGTTGATGGTAGTAAG GAACCTTTTGTCAATATCCCAGAGGATACAATCCGTGAAGCACTAAAAGTTGTCATTG ATATTAGAAATCACCCCCTTTTAATTCATTGCAAACGAGGCAAG CACCGAACAGGCTGTGTGGTAGGGTGCCTGAGAAAATTGCAAAAATGGTGCCTGACCTCAATCTTTGATGAGTATCAGCGCTTTGCAGCTGCCAAAGCTAGGGTTTCTGATCAGAGGTTTATGGAGCTCTTTGATATCTCGACTTTCAAGCATATACCTAAGGAGTTTTCATGTCTAAAGAG TGATGAACTTTTTGTGCGGAGCCCATGCTTATTTGTAACTACAGAAAAAG GTTTCCTATAG
- the LOC108223045 gene encoding clathrin coat assembly protein AP180, whose amino-acid sequence MPSKLRKAIEAVKDQTSISIAKVSNNHYTSLEVAVLKATTHDDVPVNERYVKEVLHLISADQIYAAACARAIGKRISRTRNWIVALKSLMLVFRIFQDGDPYFPREVLHSMKKGARILNLSAFHDDSNSSPWEYTAFVRTFASYLEERLDCFLTGKLQRRYTSIDRSREEEDGEKSTNDSIGNMKPSVLLDRIEFWQRLLQRTIATRPTGAATTNRLVQISLYAVVQESFHLYKDILEGLTYLVQCFFHLRYEDCVQAFKTCLKVTGQFAELRQFYTLCKRISVGRDSEYPSVETLSEEKIETLREFLKDQSSFPTVSRSPNSLPNSNQTPQESYERDLESTKPPRRKSSHRASKLGPKQTSLENLLDATKDGTSQGISIDLEAYPDNFKQQSDRNDTFQMSESDSTHSLPITNTMSDLISLEDWSGQEQETVTKKNIEEQRQQTNAPTSWELVLAEAIQLPATQSEPDIRATFNAFPEQEHEEQHTKAGEGWELVLAETATQPMQPSLDPNLLYDKHVHSVSNTLHAFPGQEQNGKEASSRQSWEVVLFETAKQPPQPTPFSLENSCFQTTVLPPFSLDNFNSQPAQLPQHYNPFLEDPNESRGVPIVTGSTTAGFETSFSAKNFSSAPTFQGTPTYSTHNLDMGVGALSAPAFQATQKITGNGMEAVSVPAFQATPTFSAHHRDDGTVASSATFQATPTFSAHNPGDTLSLPTIQATPTFSAHNLDNGAGDLSARTFQATPTFSAHCPDDVTTAYGNDLFAEFTNPGNRSGVVSNNSTMSLASAQMFEGSRNQQNLMHEQQIWLHEPKKFIAKNIA is encoded by the coding sequence ATGCCGTCCAAGCTAAGGAAGGCAATTGAAGCAGTTAAAGATCAaaccagcatcagcattgccAAGGTCTCCAACAATCATTACACCAGCCTAGAGGTTGCAGTCCTGAAAGCCACAACCCACGACGACGTTCCTGTCAACGAACGATACGTAAAAGAGGTCCTGCACCTCATTTCTGCAGACCAGATATACGCAGCAGCATGCGCTAGAGCCATTGGCAAAAGAATCAGCCGGACGCGTAACTGGATTGTGGCATTAAAATCGTTGATGCTGGTTTTCAGAATATTTCAAGATGGTGATCCATACTTTCCTAGAGAAGTCCTCCATTCCATGAAAAAAGGCGCCAGAATCCTCAATCTCTCGGCTTTCCATGATGATTCCAATTCCAGCCCCTGGGAATACACAGCATTTGTCAGAACGTTTGCTTCGTATCTCGAAGAGCGGTTAGATTGTTTTCTCACAGGGAAGCTTCAACGCAGATATACCAGTATTGATAGAAgtagagaagaagaagatggcGAGAAAAGTACCAATGATTCGATAGGTAACATGAAACCATCTGTGCTGCTTGATAGAATTGAGTTTTGGCAGCGTTTGCTCCAACGAACCATCGCCACAAGGCCAACGGGGGCAGCCACAACGAATCGACTGGTTCAAATATCTTTATACGCAGTGGTGCAGGAGAGTTTTCATCTATACAAGGACATTTTAGAAGGTCTCACTTATCTTGTTCAGTGCTTTTTCCATCTGCGATATGAAGACTGTGTTCAGGCCTTCAAAACTTGTTTGAAGGTCACAGGCCAATTTGCAGAGCTTCGTCAATTTTATACTCTATGTAAACGTATCAGTGTAGGGAGAGATTCTGAATATCCCAGTGTAGAAACACTATCTGAGGAGAAAATAGAAACATTGAGGGAATTTTTGAAAGATCAGTCTTCATTTCCAACTGTTTCAAGATCTCCAAATAGCCTGCCAAATTCTAATCAAACACCGCAAGAAAGTTATGAGAGGGATCTTGAATCTACAAAACCTCCTAGACGTAAAAGTTCCCACAGAGCTTCTAAGTTGGGTCCAAAACAGACGTCATTGGAGAATCTACTTGATGCCACAAAAGACGGAACAAGTCAAGGTATATCTATAGACTTGGAAGCTTATCCTGATAATTTTAAACAGCAGAGTGATAGAAATGACACTTTCCAAATGAGTGAATCAGACTCAACTCATTCGTTACCGATTACTAATACAATGTCTGATCTAATAAGCTTAGAAGATTGGTCTGGACAAGAACAAGAAACAGTAACAAAGAAAAATATAGAAGAGCAGCGACAGCAGACTAACGCACCTACTTCCTGGGAGCTTGTGCTTGCAGAAGCCATACAACTACCAGCAACACAATCTGAGCCCGACATCAGGGCGACATTCAATGCTTTCCCGGAACAAGAACATGAAGAGCAACATACTAAGGCGGGTGAAGGCTGGGAACTTGTATTAGCAGAGACTGCAACTCAACCTATGCAACCCTCATTAGATCCAAACCTTTTGTACGACAAACATGTTCATAGTGTATCAAACACCCTTCATGCCTTTCCAGGGCAAGAACAAAATGGAAAAGAGGCAAGTTCAAGACAAAGCTGGGAAGTAGTGCTATTTGAGACTGCAAAACAGCCACCACAACCAACACCATTTTCACTAGAAAACTCCTGCTTTCAGACAACAGTGTTGCCACCATTTTCACTAGATAATTTCAACAGTCAACCAGCACAGCTGCCACAACACTACAACCCATTTTTAGAAGATCCAAATGAATCGCGCGGAGTGCCAATAGTCACGGGCAGCACCACTGCTGGCTTTGAGACGTCATTTTCAGCAAAAAACTTCTCATCAGCACCCACCTTTCAAGGAACTCCAACCTATTCTACTCACAATTTAGATATGGGGGTGGGGGCTTTATCAGCACCTGCCTTTCAAGCAACTCAAAAAATAACAGGAAATGGGATGGAGGCTGTATCAGTACCTGCATTTCAAGCAACTCCAACCTTTTCTGCTCACCATCGAGATGATGGGACGGTGGCTTCATCAGCTACATTTCAAGCAACTCCAACCTTTTCTGCTCACAATCCAGGTGATACTTTATCATTACCGACCATTCAAGCAACACCAACCTTTTCTGCTCACAATCTAGACAACGGAGCGGGGGATTTATCCGCTCGTACATTTCAAGCAACTCCAACATTTTCTGCTCACTGTCCAGATGACGTGACAACGGCTTATGGGAATGACCTGTTTGCAGAATTTACCAATCCAGGCAATAGATCAGGAGTTGTCAGTAATAACTCGACTATGTCATTGGCTAGTGCACAGATGTTTGAAGGTTCTAGGAACCAACAAAACTTGATGCATGAACAACAAATATGGTTGCATGAGCCAAAAAAATTCATAGCAAAAAACATAGCATAG
- the LOC108223431 gene encoding tyrosine-protein phosphatase DSP1 isoform X1, whose amino-acid sequence MKAVSVTDGDGNGDTCRTIGVALVSGSSPTGEAYEYDEQYTPPFNFAMVENGIYRSGFPDSTNFSFLQTLSLRSIVYLCPEPYPEVNAEFLRSNGIRLFQFGVDGSKEPFVNIPEDTIREALKVVIDIRNHPLLIHCKRGKHRTGCVVGCLRKLQKWCLTSIFDEYQRFAAAKARVSDQRFMELFDISTFKHIPKEFSCLKRMNFSFEGTIISYPPKDNEAFFSFRGQ is encoded by the exons ATGAAAGCAGTCAGCGTGACAGACGGCGACGGCAACGGCGACACGTGTAGAACGATCGGCGTGGCGTTAGTATCGGGATCATCACCGACCGGCGAGGCCTACGAATATGACGAACAGTACACGCCGCCTTTCAACTTCGCAATGGTCGAGAATGGAATATACAGGTCTGGCTTTCCAGACTCCACTAACTTCTCCTTCTTGCAAACCCTCTCCCTTCGCTCCATCGT ATATTTGTGTCCGGAGCCATACCCAGAGGTGAACGCTGAGTTTTTGAGGTCCAATGGCATTCGTTTGTTTCAGTTTGGTGTTGATGGTAGTAAG GAACCTTTTGTCAATATCCCAGAGGATACAATCCGTGAAGCACTAAAAGTTGTCATTG ATATTAGAAATCACCCCCTTTTAATTCATTGCAAACGAGGCAAG CACCGAACAGGCTGTGTGGTAGGGTGCCTGAGAAAATTGCAAAAATGGTGCCTGACCTCAATCTTTGATGAGTATCAGCGCTTTGCAGCTGCCAAAGCTAGGGTTTCTGATCAGAGGTTTATGGAGCTCTTTGATATCTCGACTTTCAAGCATATACCTAAGGAGTTTTCATGTCTAAAGAG GATGAATTTCAGCTTTGAAGGGACAATAATATCTTACCCTCCCAAGGACAATGAAGCTTTCTTTTCGTTTCGTGGGCAATAA
- the LOC108223430 gene encoding 1-aminocyclopropane-1-carboxylate oxidase, producing the protein MENFPVINFEKLNGEERTSTMEMIKDACENWGFFEIVNHGISHDLLDTVEKLTKEHYKKCMEQRFKEMVASKALEGVQAEVTDMDWESTFFLRHLPNSNISEIPDLKDEYRKVMKEFAEKLEKLAEELLDLLCENLGLEKGYLKKAFYGTKGPNFGTKVSNYPPCPNPELIKGLRAHTDAGGIILLFQDDKVSGLQLLKEGKWVDVPPMRHSIVINLGDQLEVITNGKYKSVLHRVVAQSDGNRMSLASFYNPGNDAVIYPAPALVAKETDEKQVYPKFLFDDYMKLYTTVKFQAKEPRFEAMKAIEVDVNLGQIAA; encoded by the exons ATGGAGAACTTCCCAGTCATCAACTTTGAGAAGCTAAATGGTGAAGAGAGAACCTCTACAATGGAGATGATAAAAGATGCTTGCGAGAATTGGGGTTTCTTTGAG ATTGTGAACCATGGAATTTCACATGATCTTCTGGACACGGTGGAAAAATTGACAAAGGAGCATTACAAGAAGTGCATGGAGCAGAGGTTTAAGGAAATGGTGGCAAGTAAAGCTCTGGAGGGAGTCCAAGCAGAAGTTACTGATATGGACTGGGAGAGCACCTTCTTTTTACGACATCTCCCTAACTCAAACATTTCAGAGATCCCTGACCTCAAGGATGAGTACAG GAAGGTGATGAAGGAATTTGCAGAAAAGCTCGAGAAGCTAGCAGAGGAGCTTCTGGACTTGCTGTGTGAGAATCTTGGACTCGAGAAAGGTTACCTAAAGAAAGCATTTTATGGCACCAAGGGTCCCAACTTTGGCACAAAGGTCAGCAACTATCCCCCATGTCCCAATCCAGAGTTGATTAAAGGGCTGAGGGCTCACACAGATGCTGGTGGCATTATCTTACTATTCCAAGATGACAAGGTCAGTGGTCTACAGCTCCTCAAGGAAGGCAAGTGGGTTGATGTTCCACCAATGCGTCATTCCATTGTAATCAACCTCGGTGATCAACTAGAG GTTATCACCAACGGGAAATACAAGAGTGTGCTTCACAGAGTGGTAGCTCAATCAGATGGAAACCGCATGTCTCTTGCTTCATTTTACAACCCTGGCAATGACGCTGTTATTTATCCAGCACCAGCATTGGTGGCAAAAGAAACAGATGAGAAGCAAGTATACCCAAAATTCTTGTTTGACGATTACATGAAGCTATATACGACTGTCAAATTTCAGGCCAAGGAACCACGATTTGAAGCCATGAAAGCCATAGAAGTGGATGTGAATTTGGGACAAATCGCAGCATAG
- the LOC108219897 gene encoding uncharacterized protein LOC108219897 produces MVNKAWRIIPRPLLETILNNHANHHRVPQPLILHGPRGVGKTTLVLERLMENWNKDGHVAGYVDLAESIESNHPKHGHSYPWASWSVCKAPRLDYVSSQIDDCLEMMAYKGIELGTISSHQIYKTMSKWHNLNASVKQVLGGEGGRVGKMSGLKLWERAVSRLSVRGDVEGSKGVLGVGEKGRSLSVGEGAYYREAVAALRLAKEVIKVQQKWRGNAVRELNEKGGFSRSLANSATDWPCLLLELLSAASELDYFQPKLVINNIDVLKNAELVDDTTVRASLYHDSLIWRIIALGANERILPVILLTSDSYYSYRAYMDFGFPDIFISRETFGWTPQEGKLHMVDDYFSPAEWNVIVEVLGPNPRHLFELYALKQSNYYQKIMDDRSSSFEDIVDAYLAYLQITVVNPAMDKALSLVEKFAIDARSGKIPKDRLRFGAPWRHPPPASSTELLSRWAKLQLLDFVQSLVSTEFGINYLADCSLEILDDPSALALVEVGLLYAQRDPSFIRPVSRGIQRCLVRWLVQERLQMSIQGSLRYLWQRTIRGRSYRHLMLQVGYK; encoded by the exons ATGGTGAACAAAGCATGGCGAATAATCCCACGACCCCTCCTGGAGACCATCCTCAACAACCACGCCAACCACCACCGTGTCCCGCAGCCGCTCATTCTCCACGGCCCCCGCGGCGTCGGCAAAACCACTCTCGTCCTCGAAC GGCTTATGGAGAACTGGAATAAGGATGGGCATGTGGCTGGGTATGTGGACTTGGCGGAGTCGATTGAGTCGAATCACCCGAAACACGGGCATTCGTATCCCTGGGCTTCGTGGTCTGTTTGTAAGGCTCCGCGGCTTGATTATGTTTCGTCTCAGATTGATGATTGTCTTGAGATGATGGCTTATAAGGGAATTGAACTCGGGACTATTAGTTCTCACCAAATTTATAAGACTATGAGTAAATGGCACAATTTGAATGCGTCTGTTAAGCAGGTTTTGGGAGGGGAGGGTGGGAGGGTTGGTAAGATGTCGGGGTTGAAGTTGTGGGAGCGGGCAGTGTCTAGGTTGAGTGTTCGAGGGGATGTGGAGGGGAGTAAGGGGGTTTTGGGGGTGGGGGAGAAGGGGAGGAGTTTGAGTGTTGGTGAGGGTGCATATTATAGGGAAGCTGTTGCGGCGTTGAGGTTGGCAAAAGAGGTGATTAAAGTGCAGCAGAAGTGGAGAGGGAATGCTGTTAGGGAGTTGAATGAGAAAGGGGGGTTTTCGAGGTCGTTGGCCAATTCGGCTACTGACTGGCCTTGTCTTTTGTTGGAACTTTTGTCTGCTGCTTCAGAACTTGATTACTTTCAG CCAAAACTGGTTATCAACAATATCGATGTCCTAAAGAATGCCGAACTAGTAGATGATACAACAGTCCGTGCATCATTGTATCATGACAGTCTGATATGGAGGATTATAGCGTTGGGCGCCAATGAAAGAATTCTCCCTGTTATTCTTCTGACATCTGACAG CTATTACTCATACCGTGCTTACATGGATTTTGGGTTTCCAGATATATTCATTTCTCGAGAG ACCTTTGGATGGACTCCTCAAGAGGGTAAACTCCATATGGTTGATGATTATTTCAGTCCTGCTGAG TGGAATGTGATTGTTGAGGTTCTAGGGCCAAACCCACGACATCTGTTTGAGCTATATGCACTTAAACAAAGCAACTATTACCAGAA GATCATGGATGATAGGAGCAGTTCATTTGAGGATATTGTTGATGCGTATTTGGCGTATTTGCAA ATAACAGTGGTAAATCCTGCCATGGATAAAGCATTGTCACTCGTGGAAAAGTTTGCTATAGATGCACGGAGTGGGAAGATTCCAAAAGATAGACTACGGTTTGGAGCTCCTTGGAGACACCCTCCACCTGCAAGCAGCACTGAGTTGCTCTCACGGTGGGCCAAACTTCAACTACTAGATTTTGTCCAGTCTCTAGTTAGTACGGAATTTGGG ATCAACTATCTGGCTGATTGTAGCCTTGAGATCTTGGACGatccttcagctcttgcattaGTAGAG GTTGGCTTGCTTTATGCCCAGCGGGACCCATCCTTTATTCGCCCTGTATCTCGTGGTATCCAGAGATGTCTTGTGAGATG GCTTGTCCAGGAACGACTGCAGATGAGCATTCAGGGTTCACTCCGCTATCTGTGGCAGCGAACTATAAGAGGCCGGAGCTACCGTCATTTGATGTTACAAGTAGGCTATAAGTAG
- the LOC108223431 gene encoding tyrosine-protein phosphatase DSP1 isoform X2, with amino-acid sequence MKAVSVTDGDGNGDTCRTIGVALVSGSSPTGEAYEYDEQYTPPFNFAMVENGIYRSGFPDSTNFSFLQTLSLRSIVYLCPEPYPEVNAEFLRSNGIRLFQFGVDGSKEPFVNIPEDTIREALKVVIDIRNHPLLIHCKRGKHRTGCVVGCLRKLQKWCLTSIFDEYQRFAAAKARVSDQRFMELFDISTFKHIPKEFSCLKSDELFVRSPCLFVTTEKGSAKAAI; translated from the exons ATGAAAGCAGTCAGCGTGACAGACGGCGACGGCAACGGCGACACGTGTAGAACGATCGGCGTGGCGTTAGTATCGGGATCATCACCGACCGGCGAGGCCTACGAATATGACGAACAGTACACGCCGCCTTTCAACTTCGCAATGGTCGAGAATGGAATATACAGGTCTGGCTTTCCAGACTCCACTAACTTCTCCTTCTTGCAAACCCTCTCCCTTCGCTCCATCGT ATATTTGTGTCCGGAGCCATACCCAGAGGTGAACGCTGAGTTTTTGAGGTCCAATGGCATTCGTTTGTTTCAGTTTGGTGTTGATGGTAGTAAG GAACCTTTTGTCAATATCCCAGAGGATACAATCCGTGAAGCACTAAAAGTTGTCATTG ATATTAGAAATCACCCCCTTTTAATTCATTGCAAACGAGGCAAG CACCGAACAGGCTGTGTGGTAGGGTGCCTGAGAAAATTGCAAAAATGGTGCCTGACCTCAATCTTTGATGAGTATCAGCGCTTTGCAGCTGCCAAAGCTAGGGTTTCTGATCAGAGGTTTATGGAGCTCTTTGATATCTCGACTTTCAAGCATATACCTAAGGAGTTTTCATGTCTAAAGAG TGATGAACTTTTTGTGCGGAGCCCATGCTTATTTGTAACTACAGAAAAAG GGTCGGCAAAAGCAGCCATTTAA
- the LOC108223047 gene encoding U11/U12 small nuclear ribonucleoprotein 35 kDa protein: MAVNREKISSVFYADTYHPIQSGSIDGTDVLPHDNAVYRAHLCSLASLYDPFGDPKVSGDPYCTIFVGHLSHLTTEETLHKAMSKFGNVKNLRLVRHIVTGASRGYAFVEFETEREMRRAYEDAHHSLIDDSEIIIDYNRQQLMPGWIPRRLGGGLGGKKESGQLRFGGRERPFRAPLRPIPFDDLKKLGIPPPPEGRYMSRFQIPSPPRRKRSSGDREDRHYKSERSSVEKDRYHKSERQRKHSHRHARSASREQLSDERNSVEREDRSHKSDRHRKYSGQPERRSSRSHDRSSDARSSVEREYRSHKRHKHSKHSSGHDSHDIR; encoded by the exons AT GGCTGTCAACAGGGAGAAGATTAGTTCTGTATTTTATGCAGATACGTATCATCCAATTCAATCGGGGAGCATCGATGGAACTGATGTTCTTCCTCATGATAATGCTGTTTATCGAGCCCACCTTTGTTCTCTAGCTTCCTTAT ATGACCCGTTCGGAGATCCTAAGGTTAGTGGAGACCCTTATTGCACAATTTTTGTTGGTCATCTCTCTCACCTCACTACTGAAGAAACTCTTCACAag GCTATGAGCAAATTTGGCAATGTGAAGAATCTGAGATTGGTTAGACATATTG TAACCGGAGCATCGCGTGGTTATGCCTTTGTGGAGTTTGAAACTGAGAGGGAAATGCGACGAGCATATGAG GATGCTCACCATTCACTCATTGATGATTCTGAAATAATCATTGACTACAATAGGCAGCAGTTGATGCCAGGGTGGATACCAAGAAGATTAG GAGGGGGACTTGGTGGTAAGAAGGAATCTGGGCAGCTCCGCTTTGGAGGGCGTGAAAGACCATTTCGAGCTCCGCT ACGACCTATTCCTTTTGATGATCTAAAAAAGCTTGGTATTCCACCTCCTCCAGAAGGAAGATACATGTCACGCTTTCAG ATTCCATCACCGCCTCGTAGGAAGAGGTCTTCTGGGGATAGAGAAGACAGGCATTACAAAAGTGAGAGGTCTTCTGTTGAAAAAGATAGGTATCACAAAAGTGAAAGGCAAAGGAAGCATTCTCATCGACATGCGAGGTCTGCTAGTCGAGAACAGTTATCTGATGAAAGAAATTCAGTTGAGAGGGAAGATAGATCTCATAAATCTGACCGACACAGGAAATATTCTGGTCAACCTGAGAGAAGAAGTTCTAGGAGTCATGATCGGTCATCTGATGCAAGAAGCTCTGTCGAGAGAGAATACCGCTCACATAAGCGCCACAAACACAGCAAACATTCTTCTGGACATGATTCACATGACATTCGATAG
- the LOC108223431 gene encoding probable tyrosine-protein phosphatase DSP4 isoform X3, protein MKAVSVTDGDGNGDTCRTIGVALVSGSSPTGEAYEYDEQYTPPFNFAMVENGIYRSGFPDSTNFSFLQTLSLRSIVYLCPEPYPEVNAEFLRSNGIRLFQFGVDGSKEPFVNIPEDTIREALKVVIDIRNHPLLIHCKRGKHRTGCVVGCLRKLQKWCLTSIFDEYQRFAAAKARVSDQRFMELFDISTFKHIPKEFSCLKSFEGTIISYPPKDNEAFFSFRGQ, encoded by the exons ATGAAAGCAGTCAGCGTGACAGACGGCGACGGCAACGGCGACACGTGTAGAACGATCGGCGTGGCGTTAGTATCGGGATCATCACCGACCGGCGAGGCCTACGAATATGACGAACAGTACACGCCGCCTTTCAACTTCGCAATGGTCGAGAATGGAATATACAGGTCTGGCTTTCCAGACTCCACTAACTTCTCCTTCTTGCAAACCCTCTCCCTTCGCTCCATCGT ATATTTGTGTCCGGAGCCATACCCAGAGGTGAACGCTGAGTTTTTGAGGTCCAATGGCATTCGTTTGTTTCAGTTTGGTGTTGATGGTAGTAAG GAACCTTTTGTCAATATCCCAGAGGATACAATCCGTGAAGCACTAAAAGTTGTCATTG ATATTAGAAATCACCCCCTTTTAATTCATTGCAAACGAGGCAAG CACCGAACAGGCTGTGTGGTAGGGTGCCTGAGAAAATTGCAAAAATGGTGCCTGACCTCAATCTTTGATGAGTATCAGCGCTTTGCAGCTGCCAAAGCTAGGGTTTCTGATCAGAGGTTTATGGAGCTCTTTGATATCTCGACTTTCAAGCATATACCTAAGGAGTTTTCATGTCTAAAGAG CTTTGAAGGGACAATAATATCTTACCCTCCCAAGGACAATGAAGCTTTCTTTTCGTTTCGTGGGCAATAA
- the LOC108223431 gene encoding tyrosine-protein phosphatase DSP1 isoform X5, giving the protein MKAVSVTDGDGNGDTCRTIGVALVSGSSPTGEAYEYDEQYTPPFNFAMVENGIYRSGFPDSTNFSFLQTLSLRSIVYLCPEPYPEVNAEFLRSNGIRLFQFGVDGSKEPFVNIPEDTIREALKVVIDIRNHPLLIHCKRGKHRTGCVVGCLRKLQKWCLTSIFDEYQRFAAAKARVSDQRFMELFDISTFKHIPKEFSCLKRFPIENDIDLIL; this is encoded by the exons ATGAAAGCAGTCAGCGTGACAGACGGCGACGGCAACGGCGACACGTGTAGAACGATCGGCGTGGCGTTAGTATCGGGATCATCACCGACCGGCGAGGCCTACGAATATGACGAACAGTACACGCCGCCTTTCAACTTCGCAATGGTCGAGAATGGAATATACAGGTCTGGCTTTCCAGACTCCACTAACTTCTCCTTCTTGCAAACCCTCTCCCTTCGCTCCATCGT ATATTTGTGTCCGGAGCCATACCCAGAGGTGAACGCTGAGTTTTTGAGGTCCAATGGCATTCGTTTGTTTCAGTTTGGTGTTGATGGTAGTAAG GAACCTTTTGTCAATATCCCAGAGGATACAATCCGTGAAGCACTAAAAGTTGTCATTG ATATTAGAAATCACCCCCTTTTAATTCATTGCAAACGAGGCAAG CACCGAACAGGCTGTGTGGTAGGGTGCCTGAGAAAATTGCAAAAATGGTGCCTGACCTCAATCTTTGATGAGTATCAGCGCTTTGCAGCTGCCAAAGCTAGGGTTTCTGATCAGAGGTTTATGGAGCTCTTTGATATCTCGACTTTCAAGCATATACCTAAGGAGTTTTCATGTCTAAAGAG GTTTCCTATAGAAAATGACATCGATTTGATTTTATGA
- the LOC108223431 gene encoding tyrosine-protein phosphatase DSP1 isoform X6, which produces MKAVSVTDGDGNGDTCRTIGVALVSGSSPTGEAYEYDEQYTPPFNFAMVENGIYRSGFPDSTNFSFLQTLSLRSIVYLCPEPYPEVNAEFLRSNGIRLFQFGVDGSKEPFVNIPEDTIREALKVVIDIRNHPLLIHCKRGKHRTGCVVGCLRKLQKWCLTSIFDEYQRFAAAKARVSDQRFMELFDISTFKHIPKEFSCLKR; this is translated from the exons ATGAAAGCAGTCAGCGTGACAGACGGCGACGGCAACGGCGACACGTGTAGAACGATCGGCGTGGCGTTAGTATCGGGATCATCACCGACCGGCGAGGCCTACGAATATGACGAACAGTACACGCCGCCTTTCAACTTCGCAATGGTCGAGAATGGAATATACAGGTCTGGCTTTCCAGACTCCACTAACTTCTCCTTCTTGCAAACCCTCTCCCTTCGCTCCATCGT ATATTTGTGTCCGGAGCCATACCCAGAGGTGAACGCTGAGTTTTTGAGGTCCAATGGCATTCGTTTGTTTCAGTTTGGTGTTGATGGTAGTAAG GAACCTTTTGTCAATATCCCAGAGGATACAATCCGTGAAGCACTAAAAGTTGTCATTG ATATTAGAAATCACCCCCTTTTAATTCATTGCAAACGAGGCAAG CACCGAACAGGCTGTGTGGTAGGGTGCCTGAGAAAATTGCAAAAATGGTGCCTGACCTCAATCTTTGATGAGTATCAGCGCTTTGCAGCTGCCAAAGCTAGGGTTTCTGATCAGAGGTTTATGGAGCTCTTTGATATCTCGACTTTCAAGCATATACCTAAGGAGTTTTCATGTCTAAAGAGGTAG